The Mytilus galloprovincialis chromosome 2, xbMytGall1.hap1.1, whole genome shotgun sequence genome has a window encoding:
- the LOC143061975 gene encoding uncharacterized protein LOC143061975 translates to MKVLRDHKMISIEDYRQIENISVNLNCEIHGKKLDLYCKKHDIAVCVVCIPSDHKSCSSSDVISIDEASKNAKLSTSLLDLEGTISATIDNVRLCIEDREIALTNVDQDKQTISKTITDTRKNLNEYLDKLERKLLLELKSKHENCKSEIMKILIKLRQMETEVEKMKEQTLQMKRFASDLQVFLGTRQLNQVLCKKVGSLKEEIRDYTNNNMEIEVNHVISSLMNEVKQFGEIRVSEAMVELQLKDAKTDQAQIQIYGLSQSIQNVNLKLIQKFDIKESEPSIYGCVLLPDDKIIIIDDESGKLMEYNYDGQHIRDIPVSDRPDSLTLVDTDCIAVTYGLHSSDGLEWKDIKYHRCR, encoded by the exons ATGAAAGTATTGAGAGATCACAAGATGATTTCTATTGAGGACTATCgtcaaattgaaaatatttcagtaaatCTGAACTGTGAGATTCATGGTAAAAAGCTAGATCTATACTGCAAGAAACACGATATTGCGGTATGCGTAGTCTGTATTCCTTCGGACCATAAATCATGTTCCTCTTCTGATGTCATCTCAATTGATGAGGCATCAAAAAACGCAAAACTATCAACTTCACTCTTAGACTTAGAAGGAACTATCTCAGCAACGATAGACAACGTGAGGCTTTGTATCGAAGACCGAGAAATAGCTTTGACAAATGTGGACcaagataaacaaacaataagCAAAACGATTACAGACACACGAAAGAATCTAAATGAATACTTGGATAAACTCGAGCGAAAACTGCTGCTAGAATTGAAATCCAAACATGAAAACTGTAAATCTGAAATCATGAAAATTCTTATTAAATTGAGGCAAATGGAGACAGAGGtagaaaaaatgaaagaacaGACACTTCAAATGAAACGTTTTGCATCTGACTTGCAAGTATTTCTAGGAACGCGTCAATTAAACCAAGTATTGTGTAAAAAAGTCGGATCGCTCAAAGAAGAGATTAGAGATTATACGAATAACAACATGGAGATAGAGGTCAATCACGTGATCAGTTCCTTAATGAATGAGGTTAAACAGTTTGGCGAAATTCGAGTTAGTGAAGCTATGGTCGAACTGCAGTTAAAAGATGCAAAGACCGACCAGGCTCAGATCCAGATATATGGATTATCGCAAAGTATTCAAAATGTCAATCTGAAGCTGATACAGAAGTTTGATATCAAAGAATCAGAACCGTCAATATATGGCTGCGTTTTATTACCCGACGACAAAATCATAATTATAGATGATGAATCAGGTAAATTAATGGAATACAATTACGATGGTCAACACATACGTGACATTCCTGTCTCTGATAGACCGGATAGTCTTACATTAGTGGATACCGACTGTATAGCTGTTACATATGGACT GCATAGTAGTGATGGACTTGAATGGAAAGACATTAAATACCATCGATGTCGATAG